Proteins from a genomic interval of Rosa chinensis cultivar Old Blush chromosome 2, RchiOBHm-V2, whole genome shotgun sequence:
- the LOC112190782 gene encoding uncharacterized protein LOC112190782 isoform X3, with protein MPEVHCSRERSKAAWKVIEEYLMPYVEKERYQIPRTCRLHPDNDLYRDQEQHKIRIDIYEWQCGYCKKRFYEEKFLDKHFDNRHHNLLNVSHSRCLADVCGALHCDVAMGAAPHKTKCNPAAAARNKHLCEGLADSCFPVNQGPSANRLHEFFLRQFCDALTCTGRQKPFSQGRKKRRMSISYIVISVLTLMLLLLYYTYLYIYRSGIKRGTQDLKRVSLTQSGRKKKPS; from the exons ATGCCCGAGGTACATTGTTCGAGAGAAAGGAGTAAGGCAGCATGGAAAGTAATTGAGGAG TATTTAATGCCCTATGTAGAGAAAGAGCGGTATCAGATTCCGAGAACGTGTAGGCTGCACCCTGATAATGATCTGTACAGAGATCAGGAACAGCACAAAATCCGAATAGATATATATGAATGGCAGTGTGGATACTGTAAGAAGAGATTTTACGAGGAGAAGTTTCTTGACAAGCATTTTGACAACAGGCATCACAATTTGCTGAATGTG AGTCATAGTAGGTGCTTAGCAGATGTCTGTGGTGCGTTGCACTGTGATGTTGCAATGGGTGCTGCCCCACACAAGACCAAGTGCAATCCTGCTGCTGCTGCACGGAATAAACATCTGTGTGAG GGTCTAGCGGATAGTTGTTTTCCAGTCAATCAGGGTCCTTCAGCAAACCGTTTACATG AATTCTTTTTACGCCAATTCTGTGATGCCCTCACTTGCACTGGACGCCAGAAACCATTCTCTCAAGGACGCAAGAAG AGGAGGATGAGTATATCTTACATTGTTATTTCTGTTCTGACTTTGATGCTGCTCCTCCTTTACTATACTTATCTTTACATCTACAGAAG TGGAATTAAAAGGGGAACTCAAGACCTGAAACGAGTCTCACTTACGCAGAGTGGAAGGAAGAAAAAGCCCTCTTAG
- the LOC112190783 gene encoding uncharacterized protein LOC112190783: protein MLALHRAVRRFHATADAPPLIRFALHAPKYVEVEFGNGSVFNLSAEFLRVHSPAVDAKIRSIAGEKVISGRRLVGIMSAEPVGNYGVRILFDDLHKTGIYSWDYLYHLGSNKFSLMRSYIKTLNKYGLRRDPPRRK from the exons ATGCTCGCCCTCCACAGAGCGGTCCGGCGGTTCCACGCTACCGCCGATGCTCCGCCGCTCATCAGATTCGCCCTCCACGCGCCTAAATAT GTAGAGGTGGAGTTTGGCAATGGCAGTGTGTTCAACTTGTCAGCTGAGTTCTTAAGAGTTCACAGTCCAGCTGTTGACGCCAAGATTAGGTCCATTGCTGGTGAAAAG GTGATATCGGGGCGGCGTCTGGTGGGGATCATGTCTGCAGAACCTGTAGGAAACTATGGGGTGAG GATTCTTTTCGATGACTTGCATAAGACTGGCATCTATTCGTGGGATTACTTGTATCATTTGGGGAGTAACAAGTTTAGCCTCATGAGAAGTTATATCAAGACTCTCAACAAGTATGGACTCCGCCGAGATCCGCCTAGAAGGAAATGA
- the LOC112190782 gene encoding uncharacterized protein LOC112190782 isoform X1 — protein MKKEWCKPKWVSLLFLCFSLSLQFTTVSPLSLPTDQNYEEFATTRGEASDMPEVHCSRERSKAAWKVIEEYLMPYVEKERYQIPRTCRLHPDNDLYRDQEQHKIRIDIYEWQCGYCKKRFYEEKFLDKHFDNRHHNLLNVSHSRCLADVCGALHCDVAMGAAPHKTKCNPAAAARNKHLCEGLADSCFPVNQGPSANRLHEFFLRQFCDALTCTGRQKPFSQGRKKRRMSISYIVISVLTLMLLLLYYTYLYIYRSGIKRGTQDLKRVSLTQSGRKKKPS, from the exons atgaagaaggaaTGGTGTAAACCCAAATGGGTTTCTCTTCTGTTCCTCTGTTTCTCACTATCTCTGCAATTTACTACTGTTTCTCCTCTGTCTCTGCCAACAGATCAG AACTATGAGGAATTTGCAACCACAAG GGGGGAGGCATCGGATATGCCCGAGGTACATTGTTCGAGAGAAAGGAGTAAGGCAGCATGGAAAGTAATTGAGGAG TATTTAATGCCCTATGTAGAGAAAGAGCGGTATCAGATTCCGAGAACGTGTAGGCTGCACCCTGATAATGATCTGTACAGAGATCAGGAACAGCACAAAATCCGAATAGATATATATGAATGGCAGTGTGGATACTGTAAGAAGAGATTTTACGAGGAGAAGTTTCTTGACAAGCATTTTGACAACAGGCATCACAATTTGCTGAATGTG AGTCATAGTAGGTGCTTAGCAGATGTCTGTGGTGCGTTGCACTGTGATGTTGCAATGGGTGCTGCCCCACACAAGACCAAGTGCAATCCTGCTGCTGCTGCACGGAATAAACATCTGTGTGAG GGTCTAGCGGATAGTTGTTTTCCAGTCAATCAGGGTCCTTCAGCAAACCGTTTACATG AATTCTTTTTACGCCAATTCTGTGATGCCCTCACTTGCACTGGACGCCAGAAACCATTCTCTCAAGGACGCAAGAAG AGGAGGATGAGTATATCTTACATTGTTATTTCTGTTCTGACTTTGATGCTGCTCCTCCTTTACTATACTTATCTTTACATCTACAGAAG TGGAATTAAAAGGGGAACTCAAGACCTGAAACGAGTCTCACTTACGCAGAGTGGAAGGAAGAAAAAGCCCTCTTAG
- the LOC112190782 gene encoding uncharacterized protein LOC112190782 isoform X2, whose amino-acid sequence MKKEWCKPKWVSLLFLCFSLSLQFTTVSPLSLPTDQNYEEFATTRGEASDMPEVHCSRERSKAAWKVIEEYLMPYVEKERYQIPRTCRLHPDNDLYRDQEQHKIRIDIYEWQCGYCKKRFYEEKFLDKHFDNRHHNLLNVSHSRCLADVCGALHCDVAMGAAPHKTKCNPAAAARNKHLCEGLADSCFPVNQGPSANRLHEFFLRQFCDALTCTGRQKPFSQGRKKRMSISYIVISVLTLMLLLLYYTYLYIYRSGIKRGTQDLKRVSLTQSGRKKKPS is encoded by the exons atgaagaaggaaTGGTGTAAACCCAAATGGGTTTCTCTTCTGTTCCTCTGTTTCTCACTATCTCTGCAATTTACTACTGTTTCTCCTCTGTCTCTGCCAACAGATCAG AACTATGAGGAATTTGCAACCACAAG GGGGGAGGCATCGGATATGCCCGAGGTACATTGTTCGAGAGAAAGGAGTAAGGCAGCATGGAAAGTAATTGAGGAG TATTTAATGCCCTATGTAGAGAAAGAGCGGTATCAGATTCCGAGAACGTGTAGGCTGCACCCTGATAATGATCTGTACAGAGATCAGGAACAGCACAAAATCCGAATAGATATATATGAATGGCAGTGTGGATACTGTAAGAAGAGATTTTACGAGGAGAAGTTTCTTGACAAGCATTTTGACAACAGGCATCACAATTTGCTGAATGTG AGTCATAGTAGGTGCTTAGCAGATGTCTGTGGTGCGTTGCACTGTGATGTTGCAATGGGTGCTGCCCCACACAAGACCAAGTGCAATCCTGCTGCTGCTGCACGGAATAAACATCTGTGTGAG GGTCTAGCGGATAGTTGTTTTCCAGTCAATCAGGGTCCTTCAGCAAACCGTTTACATG AATTCTTTTTACGCCAATTCTGTGATGCCCTCACTTGCACTGGACGCCAGAAACCATTCTCTCAAGGACGCAAGAAG AGGATGAGTATATCTTACATTGTTATTTCTGTTCTGACTTTGATGCTGCTCCTCCTTTACTATACTTATCTTTACATCTACAGAAG TGGAATTAAAAGGGGAACTCAAGACCTGAAACGAGTCTCACTTACGCAGAGTGGAAGGAAGAAAAAGCCCTCTTAG
- the LOC112187870 gene encoding peptidyl serine alpha-galactosyltransferase, producing the protein MMGGLLSLVLLVLLGLCVNGEPGMPPGRRVHTLFSVECQDYFDWQTVGLMHSFRKARQPGPITRLLSCTDEEKKKYRGMHLAPTFEVPSMSRHPKTGDWYPAINKPAGVVHWLKHSKEAKNVDWVVILDADMIIRGPIVPWELGAEKGYAVAAYYGYLIGCNNILAQLHTKHPEFCDKVGGLLAMHIDDLRALAPMWLSKTEEVREDRAHWGTNITGDIYSSGWISEMYGYSFGAAEVGLRHKINDNLMIYPGYIPQEGVVPILLHYGLPFSVGNWSFSKLDNHEDGIVYDCGRLFPEPPYPKEVKLMEPDAHKRRGLFLNLECINTLNEGLLLQHAANGCPKPKWSKYMSFLKSKTFAELTRPKQLTAATLGIEEKVQAVQQQVVDEPVKPYPKIHTLFSTECTPYFDWQTVGLVHSFHLSGQPGNITRLLSCTDEDLKQYTGHDLAPTHYVPSMSRHPLTGDWYPAINKPAAVLHWLNHVDTDAEYIVILDADMIMRGPITPWEFKAARGQPVSTPYDYLIGCDNVLAKLHTSHPEACDKVGGVIIMHIDDLRQFALLWLHKTEEVRADRAHYATNITGDIYSSGWISEMYGYSFGAAELKLRHRISSEILIYPGYTPSPGIKYRVFHYGLEYKVGNWSFDKANWRNTDVVNRCWAQFPDPPDPSTLDQTDNNILQRDLLSIECIKTLNEALRLHHVRRKCPDPNSLSNSNSDAADEVVISRKFGKMNVTSVLEDNHEQKNQSRELSEPTETDGMFSSVRFWVIAFWAFCGLGFLTVASVLFSGRKGKGKRGKSYRVKRRNSGSGFMDINGRDRHSQVPL; encoded by the exons ATGATGGGTGGCTTGTTATCATTGGTGCTTCTGGTGCTTCTGGGTTTGTGTGTTAATGGCGAGCCGGGTATGCCACCGGGTCGGAGGGTCCATACTCTGTTCTCCGTGGAGTGTCAGGACTACTTCGACTGGCAGACTGTGGGCCTGATGCACAGCTTCAGGAAGGCCCGGCAACCCGGCCCGATTACCCGACTGCTCAGCTGCACCgacgaggagaagaagaagtacAGAGGGATGCATTTGGCTCCAACTTTTGAGGTGCCTTCTATGAGTAGGCACCCAAAGACTGGTGACTG GTATCCTGCCATTAACAAACCTGCTGGAGTTGTGCACTGGCTTAAGCATAGTAAAGAAGCTAAGAATGTTGATTGGGTTGTGATACTGGATGCAGACATGATCATACGGGGGCCGATTGTTCCTTGGGAACTTGGTGCCGAGAAAGGCTATGCTGTGGCAGCATATTATGG GTATTTGATTGGATGCAATAATATTCTGGCTCAATTGCATACAAAGCACCCAGAATTTTGTGATAAAGTTGGTGGGCTTTTAGCAATGCATATAGATGATCTTCGAGCATTGGCACCTATGTGGCTTTCGAAAACAGAAGAAGTGCGAGAAGATAGAGCTCACTGGGGAACTAATATAACTGGTGACATTTATTCAAGCGGATGGATCAGTGAGATGTATGGATACTCTTTTGGTGCAGCAGAG GTTGGTCTTCGGCACAAAATAAATGATAACTTGATGATCTATCCAGGATATATTCCACAAGAGGGTGTTGTGCCTATTCTTCTTCACTATGGCTTGCCATTTAGCGTGGGAAATTGGTCCTTTAGTAAATTAGATAACCATGAAGATGGTATTGTTTATGACTGCGGCCGTCTCTTTCCTGAACCTCCTTATCCAAAAGAG GTTAAACTGATGGAGCCAGATGCACATAAAAGGCGAGGTCTCTTTTTGAATCTAGAGTGCATTAACACTTTGAATGAGGGACTTTTACTTCAACATGCAGCAAATGGTTGCCCTAAGCCAAAGTGGTCAAAATACATGAGCTTTCTGAAAAGCAAAACTTTTGCTGAGCTGACTCGACCAAAACAGCTGACTGCTGCCACTTTAGGAATTGAGGAGAAGGTACAGGCTGTACAGCAGCAGGTTGTAGATGAACCTGTGAAGCCATATCCAAAAATCCACACTTTATTTTCCACAGAATGCACCCCTTACTTCGATTGGCAAACTGTTGGACTTGTCCACAGTTTTCACCTCAGTGGACAGCCTGGAAATATCACGCGATTACTCAGCTGTACTGATGAAGACCTGAAGCAATATACTGGCCATGATCTGGCCCCAACACATTATGTTCCTTCCATGAGCCGACATCCATTAACAGGCGATTG GTATCCGGCAATTAACAAACCAGCTGCAGTCCTTCATTGGCTGAATCATGTAGATACTGACGCAGAGTACATAGTGATTCTTGATGCTGATATGATTATGAGAGGCCCAATTACACCATGGGAATTCAAAGCAGCACGTGGCCAACCAGTTTCAACTCCCTATGA CTATCTTATTGGCTGTGACAATGTACTCGCAAAGCTTCATACGAGCCATCCGGAAGCCTGTGACAAGGTTgggggtgtaatcatcatgcaTATAGATGATCTTCGTCAATTTGCTTTACTATGGTTGCATAAAACCGAGGAAGTCCGGGCAGACAGAGCTCATTATGCCACAAATATTACTGGAGATATATATTCATCTGGTTGGATAAGTGAGATGTATGGTTACTCATTTGGTGCGGCAGAG TTGAAACTAAGGCATCGCATAAGCAGTGAGATACTGATATACCCAGGATATACTCCTTCACCCGGTATAAAATATAGAGTTTTCCACTACGGTTTGGAATACAAAGTTGGAAACTGGAGTTTTGACAAGGCAAATTGGAGGAATACTGACGTGGTCAATAGGTGCTGGGCTCAGTTTCCAGACCCACCAGACCCTTCAACACTTGACCAGACAGACAATAACATACTGCAGAGGGATCTTCTTAGCATAGAATGCATCAAGACACTAAATGAAGCATTACGGCTGCATCATGTGAGGCGGAAGTGTCCTGATCCTAATTCCCTGTCCAACTCAAACTCAGATGCAGCAGACGAAGTTGTCATATCGAGGAAATTTGGCAAGATGAATGTAACTTCTGTTCTAGAAGACAACCATGAGCAAAAGAATCAGTCTCGGGAACTTTCAGAACCTACCGAGACAGATGGGATGTTTAGTTCTGTCAGGTTCTGGGTTATTGCTTTCTGGGCATTCTGTGGCTTGGGCTTCTTGACAGTCGCATCAGTGTTGTTTTCTGGTCGGAAAGGGAAAGGCAAAAGAGGTAAAAGTTATAGAGTTAAGAGACGAAATTCGGGTTCAGGATTCATGGATATTAATGGACGTGATAGGCATTCACAAGTACCATTATGA